One stretch of Eupeodes corollae chromosome 2, idEupCoro1.1, whole genome shotgun sequence DNA includes these proteins:
- the LOC129947968 gene encoding uncharacterized protein LOC129947968 encodes MTRLALLVICGLVNYSTGQYFYDPPEVNFPEPSGYNYPKPNNPLPLPTSTLAPVKSGYDYPKPKEQLILPTQAHKGYDYPKPSIPFEITTTTTTTTTTTRKPTPAVTYLPPTTRKPAPPVVTYLPPTTRKPAPLVVTYLPPTTREPAPPVVTYLPPTTRKPTPVVTYLPPTTRRPAPPVVTYLPPTTRKPAPVVTYLPPTTSKPAPVVTYLPPTTSKPTPVVTYLPPTTRKPAPPVTTTTERITTTLHSGYQYPKPAQPLLEPVHTGYSYPKPSKPFVVPTAAATTTTTRATTTTTTTTTPAPVQQGYSYPKPSIPFEVRSTPSTTTTTSTTPLPTHKQGYDYPKPVVKFNIPSTTVKTTTTTPAPTTKYEPGYKYPKPTVSFELPAPRTTTTTTTTTSTTKAPTTTSGYHYPKPQIPFEPVRFNEIIDEPVSGYNYPRPSVAFRF; translated from the exons ATG ACACGCCTAGCGTTACTAGTCATCTGTGGATTAGTTAATTACTCCACTGGACAATATTTCTACGACCCACCAGAAGTGAATTTTCCAGAACCAAGTGGATACAACTATCCAAAGCCAAATAATCCACTTCCTTTGCCAACTTCAACGTTGGCACCAGTTAAAAGTGGTTATGACTATCCCAAGCCCAAGGAACAATTAATATTGCCCACTCAAGCGCATAAAGGCTATGATTATCCAAAGCCAAGTATTCCATTCGAAATcactacaacaacaactaccacaacaacaactaccAGAAAGCCTACCCCAGCTGTGACCTATCTGCCACCCACCACAAGAAAGCCAGCCCCTCCTGTAGTGACCTATCTGCCACCCACCACAAGAAAGCCGGCCCCTCTCGTGGTGACTTACCTGCCACCCACTACTAGGGAACCAGCCCCTCCCGTAGTGACTTACCTGCCACCGACTACTAGGAAGCCAACTCCTGTCGTAACCTACCTGCCACCCACTACTAGAAGGCCAGCCCCTCCCGTAGTGACCTATCTGCCACCCACTACTAGAAAGCCAGCCCCTGTCGTGACTTATTTGCCACCCACCACCAGCAAGCCAGCACCAGTCGTGACTTATCTGCCTCCTACCACTTCTAAGCCTACCCCCGTCGTGACTTATCTGCCACCCACCACTAGAAAGCCAGCTCCTCCTGTAACAACAACAACCGAAAGAATCACCACTACTCTTCATTCTGGCTATCAATACCCAAAACCAGCTCAACCACTATTAGAGCCTGTCCATACTGGATATAGTTATCCAAAGCCAAGTAAGCCATTTGTCGTTCCAACCGCCGCAGctaccacaacaacaacaagagcaACCACCACGACcacaacaacgacgacgccaGCTCCAGTTCAGCAAGGTTACAGCTACCCAAAACCTTCTATTCCCTTTGAAGTACGTTCAACTCCGTCTACAACGACGACCACATCCACCACACCACTTCCCACACACAAACAAGGATACGATTATCCCAAGCctgttgttaaatttaatattccatctacaactgtcaaaacaacaacaacaacacctgCTCCGACAACGAAGTATGAGCCCGGATATAAATATCCAAAGCCTACAGTTTCTTTCGAGCTTCCAGCTCCacgaacaacaacaacgacaacgacgacaacatCAACAACTAAAGCTCCAACTACCACTAGTGGATACCACTACCCTAAGCCACAAATCCCATTTGAGCCAGTGCGATTTAATGAAATTATCGATGAACCCGTGTCAGGCTATAATTATCCAAGGCCCTCAGTTGCTTttaggttttga